In the genome of Salinispirillum sp. LH 10-3-1, one region contains:
- a CDS encoding DUF3081 family protein, with amino-acid sequence MLEKMDPYTLLQAYQVIIDQGTATTDGARTFQGLTAQAGYDGYNVTLSDGTVTVVLMFHQKCAVESPSGRATAQFLKRIERLLEGHA; translated from the coding sequence ATGCTGGAAAAAATGGACCCCTACACATTACTGCAGGCATACCAAGTGATCATAGATCAAGGCACTGCAACAACAGACGGGGCAAGGACTTTTCAAGGGCTGACAGCGCAAGCAGGATACGACGGCTATAACGTAACGTTGAGTGATGGCACGGTGACAGTAGTTCTGATGTTTCATCAGAAATGCGCGGTAGAATCACCCAGTGGACGAGCTACGGCGCAGTTCTTGAAACGGATAGAGCGCTTGCTAGAAGGGCACGCTTAA
- a CDS encoding carbohydrate ABC transporter permease — protein MVTDAQRRFPWHIIFFLGPAVLIYTVFSAWPLLDTLRLSLFTETGPGTRAFYGVGNFITLLTDPNWSVPFWNALWNNTKFFLIHMLVQNPIGLLLAALISLRGLRGAKVYRTLIFLPTLLSVVIIGFIWQLILSPLWGVSEGLLEAIGLGHLFDAWLGNESSALITLALISVWQFVGIPLMLIYASLIAVPDELIEAAVVEGASAWRIFWQIKLPLILPTMGLVTILTFVGNFNAFELIYAVKGALAGPNFSTDILGTFFYRTFFGYQSQIGSATMGATVASMMFFVILCGVAAYFFVIQRRLQRYEM, from the coding sequence ATGGTCACTGATGCGCAGCGTCGCTTTCCATGGCACATCATCTTTTTTCTTGGCCCTGCGGTGCTGATTTATACCGTGTTCAGCGCATGGCCGTTGCTCGATACATTGCGGCTAAGCCTGTTTACAGAAACCGGACCAGGCACGCGGGCGTTTTATGGCGTGGGTAATTTCATTACCTTACTGACCGACCCCAATTGGTCTGTACCGTTCTGGAATGCTCTGTGGAACAACACAAAATTCTTCTTGATACACATGCTGGTGCAAAACCCGATTGGTTTGCTGCTGGCTGCGCTGATCAGCTTGCGTGGTCTGCGCGGGGCAAAGGTGTATCGCACGCTCATTTTTCTGCCGACGTTGTTGTCGGTGGTGATCATCGGTTTTATCTGGCAGCTCATCCTCAGCCCGCTGTGGGGTGTGAGTGAGGGCTTATTGGAGGCTATTGGCTTAGGGCATTTATTTGATGCATGGCTCGGCAACGAAAGCTCGGCACTGATTACCTTAGCCTTGATATCCGTTTGGCAGTTTGTGGGTATCCCACTGATGCTGATTTACGCCAGCCTGATCGCGGTACCGGATGAATTGATTGAGGCTGCCGTGGTCGAGGGCGCATCGGCGTGGCGCATATTCTGGCAGATTAAGTTGCCGTTGATCCTACCGACGATGGGCTTGGTAACTATTTTGACCTTCGTCGGCAATTTCAATGCGTTCGAGTTGATCTATGCCGTTAAAGGCGCGTTGGCGGGGCCTAATTTCTCCACCGATATTCTCGGTACGTTCTTTTATCGCACCTTCTTTGGTTATCAGTCACAGATCGGCAGCGCAACAATGGGCGCGACGGTCGCGTCGATGATGTTTTTCGTCATTCTCTGTGGCGTGGCAGCCTACTTCTTTGTAATTCAGCGGCGCTTGCAGCGCTATGAGATGTGA
- a CDS encoding ATP-binding protein has translation MTNAAEKSPLWRLMPSSLIARLLIVMVAGVSTAQIVTSAIWAGQVSSDAKQSLSESVRYLALSMASTVQYFSALPDNVRPIVLDQQREIGGSRYFLNLNQNPITLPEQMSHSLRSLILEEVNAVLADELGVNDVQSALVMPEHAVVFTNGTLLTDLPDRWIRQSLVLEPRPAPLLVSQVKLRDGSWMYIATLLPDPYILDKTRALTGERWLSLLLSLLIVGVLSVWFVRWQTRPLADLAAAADAFGRGMDHAPLQDSGLRELDATARAFGVMESRIQRYMTDRERLFGAISHDLRTPITRLKLRTELLEDGQLQQEFNEDLDELELMVKGALQSVRDSDIHEDPHAIDLSRLLQKLARDNTLAGHPVTVRIASQPNFIGKPLALKRCLSNLIDNAVFYGERADIILEANTSHLVIRILDNGPGISDDDMKKLFEPYTRLAHGRHLNKNGMGLGLGIARAIIHGHGGELELHNRTTGGLEVRVVLPLSN, from the coding sequence ATGACTAACGCTGCTGAAAAATCACCTCTGTGGCGCTTGATGCCCTCCTCACTGATCGCCCGCCTGTTGATCGTTATGGTGGCCGGCGTCAGCACTGCACAAATCGTGACCAGTGCCATATGGGCAGGCCAAGTCAGCAGCGACGCGAAGCAAAGCCTGTCTGAAAGCGTGCGTTATTTGGCGCTGTCAATGGCTTCCACGGTGCAATACTTCTCTGCTCTACCCGACAATGTCCGGCCTATCGTGTTGGATCAACAGCGTGAAATAGGCGGTAGCCGTTACTTTCTCAACTTGAATCAAAATCCCATCACATTGCCCGAGCAAATGAGCCATAGCCTACGATCACTAATCCTCGAAGAAGTGAACGCGGTACTGGCCGACGAGCTAGGGGTTAACGATGTTCAGTCCGCCTTGGTGATGCCAGAGCACGCGGTTGTGTTTACCAATGGCACCTTACTTACCGACCTTCCCGACCGCTGGATTCGCCAAAGTTTGGTGTTAGAACCCCGCCCCGCTCCTTTGCTCGTCAGTCAGGTTAAGCTGCGCGACGGCTCCTGGATGTACATCGCCACGCTGTTGCCCGACCCCTATATTCTCGACAAAACTCGAGCCTTAACGGGTGAACGTTGGCTATCGTTGCTGTTGTCATTATTGATTGTGGGCGTGCTCTCGGTGTGGTTCGTGCGCTGGCAAACCCGGCCACTGGCTGATTTAGCCGCCGCAGCAGACGCCTTTGGTCGCGGTATGGACCATGCACCGCTGCAAGACTCCGGCCTGCGTGAATTGGACGCCACTGCCCGCGCTTTCGGCGTAATGGAATCCCGTATTCAACGCTACATGACCGACCGCGAACGGTTGTTTGGTGCTATCTCTCATGATCTACGAACCCCCATCACTCGACTCAAGTTGCGTACTGAATTGTTAGAAGACGGACAATTACAGCAGGAATTCAATGAGGACTTAGACGAACTCGAGTTGATGGTAAAGGGAGCATTGCAGAGCGTACGCGACAGCGACATTCATGAAGACCCGCACGCCATAGACCTGTCTCGTCTCCTGCAAAAGCTGGCACGCGACAACACACTGGCCGGACACCCCGTCACTGTTCGCATTGCCAGTCAGCCAAATTTCATCGGTAAACCTTTGGCTTTGAAGCGTTGTTTGAGCAACCTGATCGACAATGCGGTGTTCTACGGCGAACGCGCTGACATTATTCTGGAAGCCAACACCAGCCACCTCGTCATCCGCATCCTCGATAACGGCCCCGGCATCAGCGATGACGACATGAAGAAGCTCTTTGAGCCCTACACGCGGCTTGCCCACGGCAGACATTTGAACAAGAACGGCATGGGGCTAGGCCTGGGTATCGCGCGCGCTATTATTCACGGGCATGGTGGCGAGCTTGAACTTCACAACCGAACAACGGGCGGCCTTGAAGTGCGTGTGGTATTGCCCTTATCAAACTGA
- a CDS encoding response regulator — translation MNKTLYVVDDDQKIRELLKTYLERNNYNVAVAADGETFLDDFPRCAHEVSVVILDIMLPGQDGFSVCRALRSQSDVPIIMLTANAEETDRVVGLELGADDYLAKPFSPRELLARIKAILRRYEPAHTTESAGRYYRFRDYWLDTLERSLLTPQDGWQNLNGADYQLLHFFIRHAGEVITRTRLMELTRGRDMGPLDRYLDVQISRLRQRLGDDGKTAQLIKTVRGEGYVFSAEVTRHKDIPQHD, via the coding sequence ATGAATAAGACACTTTATGTCGTCGATGACGATCAGAAAATTCGTGAACTACTGAAAACCTACTTGGAACGCAACAACTACAACGTTGCGGTTGCAGCTGATGGCGAAACCTTTCTCGATGATTTTCCGCGTTGCGCCCATGAGGTGTCCGTGGTCATACTGGACATCATGCTACCAGGGCAAGACGGTTTCAGCGTGTGCCGGGCTTTGCGCAGCCAATCTGACGTGCCCATCATCATGCTGACCGCCAACGCGGAAGAAACCGACCGAGTGGTCGGATTGGAACTAGGAGCCGACGACTACCTAGCTAAGCCGTTCAGTCCGCGCGAACTCTTGGCTCGCATCAAAGCCATTCTGCGTCGTTACGAGCCCGCCCACACGACTGAAAGCGCTGGGCGCTACTATCGGTTTCGCGATTATTGGCTCGATACCTTGGAGCGCTCACTGCTCACCCCGCAAGATGGCTGGCAGAACCTGAACGGTGCAGATTATCAACTGCTGCACTTCTTTATACGCCACGCGGGCGAGGTTATTACACGTACACGCTTGATGGAGCTGACCCGCGGCCGCGACATGGGTCCGCTGGATCGCTACCTCGATGTACAGATCAGTCGCCTGCGCCAACGCTTGGGTGACGATGGCAAAACGGCCCAACTGATCAAAACGGTGCGCGGCGAGGGCTATGTCTTCAGCGCAGAAGTCACGCGACATAAGGACATTCCTCAGCATGACTAA
- a CDS encoding ABC transporter substrate-binding protein encodes MLKRLMAIPLLLSATALAQPLEVLHWWTSAGEHAAADILRQQLTHAQVEWQDYAVPGGGGDSAMAVLKARVIAGQHPGAAQIIGPNIRLWARLGYLQPLDDWSTAWPGERYATLETLTHADGVRTAVPVSIHRINWMWLNPALFQQYNLPLPTSWSQVFQAAEVFQAAGIVPLAHGAQAWQTATLFETLLLSVGGPEFYRAYFVDLDPNALHDVRVAEALSLLRRLKGIMDPQNQNREWQEASQMVINGDAAMQIMGDWVKGEFTAQHKLPGKDYLCMPVPGTAQNHLYSADTFVFFRSNKADTQRAQAAFAHTVLDEETQRRFSLAKGTIPARADIKLEGFDDCSQTSAHVFREAEQAGLLAPSMAHSMATSPGVESAIFDTLHRFFRDDSIPIEITQLRLAQILSALSDHE; translated from the coding sequence ATGCTCAAACGTCTAATGGCCATACCGCTGTTACTGAGCGCCACCGCGCTGGCACAACCTTTGGAAGTCCTGCACTGGTGGACCTCCGCAGGCGAACACGCCGCCGCCGACATATTGCGCCAGCAACTTACCCATGCCCAAGTCGAGTGGCAAGACTACGCCGTACCCGGCGGTGGCGGCGATTCTGCCATGGCCGTACTCAAGGCTCGAGTCATCGCCGGGCAACACCCTGGCGCCGCACAAATCATCGGCCCCAATATTCGTCTCTGGGCCCGCTTGGGGTATCTGCAACCCTTAGATGACTGGTCTACCGCGTGGCCCGGCGAACGCTATGCCACCTTGGAAACCCTGACTCACGCCGATGGCGTGCGCACCGCCGTGCCCGTCAGCATTCATCGCATCAACTGGATGTGGCTGAACCCAGCACTTTTTCAACAATATAATCTGCCCCTACCCACCAGTTGGAGCCAGGTGTTTCAGGCTGCCGAAGTCTTCCAAGCGGCGGGCATTGTGCCGTTGGCACACGGCGCACAGGCATGGCAAACGGCTACCCTGTTTGAAACATTATTGCTCAGCGTCGGTGGCCCCGAGTTTTATCGCGCGTATTTTGTTGATCTAGACCCCAACGCCCTGCACGACGTCCGCGTGGCTGAAGCCCTGAGCCTGCTGCGCCGCCTGAAAGGCATAATGGACCCTCAGAATCAGAACCGAGAATGGCAAGAAGCCAGCCAGATGGTCATTAACGGTGATGCCGCTATGCAGATCATGGGCGACTGGGTGAAAGGCGAGTTTACTGCGCAGCATAAATTGCCGGGCAAAGACTACCTCTGCATGCCCGTCCCCGGAACAGCACAAAATCACCTGTACAGCGCCGATACCTTTGTGTTCTTCCGAAGCAATAAAGCAGATACGCAACGCGCACAGGCAGCGTTTGCACATACCGTTTTGGATGAGGAAACACAGCGTCGATTTTCACTGGCTAAGGGCACTATTCCGGCCCGCGCAGACATCAAACTAGAAGGCTTCGACGACTGTTCCCAGACGTCGGCGCACGTCTTTCGTGAAGCCGAACAGGCCGGGCTATTGGCCCCCAGCATGGCGCACAGCATGGCAACGTCGCCGGGTGTAGAAAGCGCCATTTTCGACACCCTGCATCGATTCTTTCGCGATGACAGTATACCCATCGAAATTACCCAACTACGGCTCGCTCAAATTCTGAGCGCATTGAGTGACCATGAATAA
- the pgeF gene encoding peptidoglycan editing factor PgeF, whose product MTNTDGLLIPEWDDLPDGIHAVTTTRLGGFSEAPYSSFNLAHHVGDDLPSVKRNRARLADLLELPAVPQWLSQVHGIQVMRFLEPEVATLQADASYTNKPGVPLAIMTADCLPVLIASKDGEELGAAHAGWRGLCDGVIEALTGHFRARPDELTVWLGPAIGPEAFEVGAEVRTAFMAVDPKAELCFVEQSNGKYLADIYGLVRQRLTRLGISSVSGGEYCTVTDKEHFFSYRRDGKTGRMATLIWR is encoded by the coding sequence ATGACGAATACTGATGGCCTGCTAATTCCAGAATGGGATGACCTTCCCGACGGCATTCATGCAGTCACCACTACTCGTTTGGGTGGATTCAGCGAAGCGCCTTATAGCAGCTTTAATTTGGCGCACCATGTAGGTGATGACCTGCCTTCGGTAAAACGCAACCGCGCCCGTCTAGCTGACCTGTTGGAACTGCCTGCCGTGCCACAATGGCTGAGCCAAGTGCACGGCATTCAAGTAATGCGTTTTCTAGAGCCGGAAGTTGCCACGCTGCAAGCCGATGCCTCGTACACCAATAAACCCGGTGTGCCTTTGGCCATAATGACCGCCGACTGCTTGCCCGTGCTGATCGCGTCGAAAGACGGTGAAGAGTTGGGTGCTGCGCACGCGGGTTGGCGTGGTCTGTGTGACGGTGTGATTGAGGCGCTGACGGGACACTTTCGCGCTCGACCCGATGAACTGACTGTATGGCTTGGCCCGGCGATTGGGCCAGAGGCGTTTGAAGTCGGCGCAGAAGTCCGCACGGCGTTTATGGCGGTAGACCCGAAAGCAGAACTGTGTTTTGTCGAGCAAAGCAACGGCAAATACCTAGCGGACATTTACGGCTTAGTGAGGCAGCGCCTGACTCGGCTGGGTATCAGCTCGGTCAGCGGTGGCGAATACTGCACGGTGACCGACAAGGAACATTTCTTCTCTTATCGTCGTGACGGTAAAACCGGTCGCATGGCAACCCTGATATGGCGTTAA
- a CDS encoding outer membrane protein assembly factor BamD — MFRRFSIFALLVSLLILAGCSGNQTRITTEADSYERAAEFLERGRYSQAIEQLEAMESRFPFGAYATQVQLDLIYASYSDRQYDVAMRRANRFIRLQPAHPDIDYVYYLRGLTSFGMAEQTAGLLSTRNPVDRDISGYERTFAQLREFLTLYPDSEFVEPAKGIMQISRTRLAEYNLNVATYYYQVKKPEAALARLNRLFEDFAGEHVQADGLALAARAYEMQGDDERAAQMVSILRAEFPESDLVRGETLVADFRFRRPLIFWLTLGVVG; from the coding sequence ATGTTCCGACGATTTTCAATATTCGCTCTGTTGGTCAGTCTTTTGATACTGGCAGGGTGCAGCGGCAACCAAACTCGCATTACGACAGAGGCCGACAGTTACGAACGCGCCGCCGAATTTTTGGAGCGCGGTCGATACTCGCAAGCGATCGAACAACTCGAAGCGATGGAAAGTCGCTTTCCGTTCGGCGCCTATGCTACGCAAGTTCAACTGGACTTGATATACGCAAGCTACAGTGACCGCCAATATGATGTAGCGATGCGTCGGGCCAACCGCTTCATCCGACTGCAGCCAGCGCACCCAGACATCGACTATGTGTATTACTTGCGTGGCCTAACCAGCTTTGGCATGGCCGAACAGACCGCTGGCCTGCTGAGTACCCGCAACCCGGTGGACCGCGACATCAGTGGTTATGAGCGCACCTTTGCGCAATTACGCGAGTTCCTAACCCTGTACCCGGACAGTGAATTTGTTGAGCCAGCCAAAGGCATTATGCAAATCTCCCGTACTCGCTTGGCGGAATACAACCTCAATGTGGCGACTTACTATTATCAGGTAAAGAAACCTGAGGCGGCCCTCGCTCGCTTGAACCGGTTGTTTGAGGATTTTGCCGGTGAGCACGTACAGGCCGACGGCCTAGCCTTGGCAGCACGTGCTTATGAAATGCAAGGTGATGACGAACGAGCGGCACAGATGGTGTCTATATTGCGGGCCGAATTTCCTGAGTCTGACCTGGTGCGTGGCGAGACCTTGGTGGCGGATTTCCGTTTCCGGCGTCCGTTGA
- a CDS encoding ABC transporter substrate-binding protein, which yields MKKLMRMAVATALVAAGTAAQAGNLTIESWRVDDRDLWEDVLIPAFQAKHPNINVRFVPTSPTEYDSSLNARLQAGTAGDLITCRPFDVSLNLFMQGRLADVTRLPAMDNFADFAKSAWSTDDGQRQFCMPMASVIHGFLYNKEIFAELGIEAPKTEAEFFAVLDRIKDGSRYTPLALGTNDQWEANQIVFTSIGAPYWGGEQGRQALLAGEARFLDDEFVNAFGQMARWGEYMGRGYQAQTYGDSQNLFALGRAAIYPSGSWDIGYFNQQADFEFGAFPPPIPTGADRCVISDHTDIGMGINSASPNKAEAELFLTWLASAEFADLFTNEVTGFFSLANHAVDVRDPVAAEMIGWRQDCDSTIRLNAQIMNRGNPNMEQELWVVGSQVLNGQMTPEDAARRIHTGFASWYQPR from the coding sequence ATGAAAAAACTGATGCGAATGGCGGTAGCCACAGCGCTGGTTGCTGCGGGTACGGCAGCCCAAGCCGGAAATCTGACCATTGAAAGCTGGCGCGTGGACGACCGTGACTTGTGGGAAGATGTGTTGATCCCTGCTTTTCAGGCGAAGCACCCCAATATCAATGTGCGTTTCGTACCGACCTCACCCACCGAATACGATTCTTCTCTGAACGCACGATTGCAAGCGGGTACGGCCGGTGACCTGATTACGTGCCGTCCGTTTGATGTGTCGTTGAATCTCTTTATGCAAGGCCGTTTGGCGGATGTGACGCGTCTTCCGGCCATGGACAACTTTGCCGACTTTGCTAAAAGTGCCTGGAGCACCGACGACGGCCAACGGCAGTTCTGCATGCCCATGGCATCGGTGATTCATGGTTTTCTATACAACAAAGAAATCTTCGCTGAGTTGGGCATAGAAGCACCGAAGACGGAGGCTGAGTTCTTTGCGGTGCTCGACCGGATTAAAGACGGTTCACGCTATACGCCATTGGCGCTGGGAACAAACGACCAGTGGGAAGCGAACCAGATTGTGTTTACCAGCATTGGCGCGCCGTATTGGGGTGGTGAGCAAGGCCGCCAAGCGCTATTAGCGGGCGAAGCACGCTTCTTAGACGATGAATTTGTGAATGCGTTTGGCCAGATGGCGCGCTGGGGTGAGTACATGGGACGCGGTTACCAAGCGCAGACCTATGGTGACTCGCAAAACCTGTTCGCTTTGGGTCGTGCGGCGATTTATCCGTCCGGTTCATGGGACATTGGTTATTTTAATCAGCAAGCCGACTTTGAGTTCGGTGCGTTCCCGCCGCCAATCCCAACCGGTGCTGACCGTTGTGTGATTTCCGACCACACGGACATCGGTATGGGCATCAATTCCGCGTCGCCCAACAAGGCAGAGGCCGAACTGTTTCTGACGTGGCTGGCCAGTGCGGAATTTGCAGATCTGTTCACCAACGAAGTCACCGGGTTTTTCTCGTTGGCGAATCATGCCGTAGACGTACGTGACCCCGTAGCGGCTGAGATGATTGGCTGGCGGCAGGACTGCGATTCAACCATTCGCCTCAATGCGCAGATCATGAACCGGGGCAATCCGAACATGGAGCAAGAGTTGTGGGTAGTGGGTAGCCAGGTGTTGAACGGCCAGATGACGCCAGAAGATGCTGCACGCCGCATTCATACCGGCTTCGCCTCTTGGTACCAGCCGCGCTAA
- the rluD gene encoding 23S rRNA pseudouridine(1911/1915/1917) synthase RluD, protein MQELIEMEAQVPVSMGGQRVDQIAAQLFPEYSRSRLQGWLKSGQMLVDDQPAKPKDKLVGGEWLRVEAELEVFSEWRAEPVDFPIHYEDESIIVVNKPAGLTVHPGAGTPNGTLLNGLLHYDPDLASVPRAGIVHRLDKDTTGLMVVARTIEAQTALVRDLQEREISREYEAVCKGVMTGGGIVDEPIGRHGTQRTKMAVRPMGKPATTHYRVLQKFANHTHVRLKLESGRTHQIRVHMDHIHYPLVGDPVYGGQFSFPRDISDRLKEALQGFRRQALHAKALGLFHPETGEWMEWEIDLPEDMQQLLHVIAEESPNDEY, encoded by the coding sequence ATGCAAGAATTGATAGAAATGGAAGCACAAGTACCGGTTTCCATGGGCGGCCAACGTGTCGACCAAATCGCTGCGCAACTGTTTCCCGAGTACTCGCGCTCTCGCCTGCAGGGCTGGCTAAAGAGCGGCCAGATGCTGGTTGACGACCAGCCAGCCAAACCCAAAGACAAGCTGGTGGGTGGTGAATGGCTGCGCGTCGAAGCTGAGCTGGAAGTATTCAGTGAATGGCGAGCGGAACCAGTAGATTTTCCGATTCATTACGAAGATGAATCCATTATCGTGGTCAATAAGCCTGCTGGGCTGACTGTACACCCCGGTGCAGGTACTCCAAACGGTACTTTGTTGAACGGTTTGCTGCATTACGATCCCGATCTAGCCAGCGTGCCGCGTGCCGGCATTGTGCATCGCCTCGACAAGGACACCACGGGGCTGATGGTGGTGGCGCGTACTATCGAGGCGCAAACGGCGCTGGTGCGTGATCTGCAAGAACGCGAAATCTCCCGCGAATACGAGGCAGTGTGCAAGGGCGTCATGACCGGTGGCGGCATTGTCGATGAACCCATCGGTCGCCACGGTACGCAGCGCACCAAAATGGCAGTACGCCCAATGGGTAAGCCAGCCACCACGCATTATCGTGTTTTGCAGAAATTCGCCAATCACACCCACGTGCGTTTGAAGTTGGAGTCTGGGCGGACACACCAAATTCGCGTGCACATGGACCACATTCATTATCCGTTGGTCGGTGATCCCGTGTATGGTGGTCAGTTCTCGTTCCCGCGCGACATTTCTGACCGCTTAAAGGAAGCCCTGCAAGGGTTTCGGCGTCAAGCACTGCACGCCAAAGCTCTGGGTTTGTTTCACCCGGAAACCGGTGAGTGGATGGAATGGGAAATTGATCTGCCCGAAGACATGCAGCAGTTGTTGCATGTCATAGCCGAGGAGTCACCGAATGACGAATACTGA